In a genomic window of Erigeron canadensis isolate Cc75 chromosome 5, C_canadensis_v1, whole genome shotgun sequence:
- the LOC122599697 gene encoding uncharacterized protein LOC122599697 isoform X1, with product MVETNFMHEDDIHLDATRARFSSVLKRHGELTERLSRDSDKMIFERLQREFEAALKSQTQELRLDGEQWNDGLLATIRERVHIEADRKAMQLPIDTNMMPISVFHEKITYRVGTKSICCLEGPRIGIQYETSFAGEPRELYHCVLESKSFLEKMTVLEHTIPFFFPIRELENELLSSNAMKFIDHIGDLLQAYVDRREQVHLVKDLYGNQIGELYHSLPYHMIEFVVDDFNCRVTVSLRYADLLSILPTRVSVVAWPLNRSNKSPTRSKKGNVSLASITSPMRLLYAEAALSTLSLPEAYAEIVLNLQEALEQNALSKDPSSA from the exons ATGGTAGAAACG AACTTCATGCACGAGGATGATATACATTTGGATGCTACAAGAGCTAGAT TTTCAAGCGTCCTCAAAAGGCATGGAGAACTTACTGAGCGTCTTTCTAG agACTCGGATAAAATGATATTCGAGCGTCTACAGAGGGAATTTGAAGCAGCACTTAAATCCCAAACTCAGG AACTTCGTTTAGACGGTGAACAATGGAATGATGGGTTGTTGGCAACAATAAGGGAACGA GTTCATATAGAGGCTGATAGAAAGGCGATGCAGTTACCGATTGATACAAACATGATGCCAATATCTGTTTTTCACGAGAAAATTACATATAGAGTTGGAACCAAG TCAATATGCTGTTTAGAAGGGCCACGCATTGGCATACAGTATGAAACATCTTTTGCTG GCGAGCCACGTGAACTGTATCATTGTGTTCTTGAAAGCAAGTCATTTCTTGAGAAGATGACTGTCCTTGAACACACTATTCCCTTCTTTTTCCCAATACGTGAATTAGAGAATGAACTTTTATCATCAAATGCAATG AAATTCATAGATCACATTGGAGACCTATTGCAAGCATATGTCGATAGACGGGAACAG GTTCATCTCGTGAAGGACTTGTATGGTAATCAAATTGGAGAACTTTATCACAGTCTTCCCTACCATATGATCGAATTTGTGGTAGATGATTTTAATTG CAGAGTGACGGTTAGTCTTAGATATGCAGATCTCTTGTCAATACTTCCAACTCGTGTCAGTGTTGTGGCATGGCCCCTGAACAGATCAAATAAGTCCCCAACTAGGAGCAAAAAGGGGAATGTATCTTTGGCAAGCATTACTAGTCCCATGCGTTTACTATATGCAGAAGCTGCCTTGAGCACCCTTAGTTTACCAGAAG CATATGCGGAGATTGTGTTGAATCTTCAAGAGGCTCTTGAACAAAATGCCCTGTCCAAGGATCCTTCTTCTGCTTGA
- the LOC122599697 gene encoding uncharacterized protein LOC122599697 isoform X2 has translation MVETNFMHEDDIHLDATRARFSSVLKRHGELTERLSRDSDKMIFERLQREFEAALKSQTQELRLDGEQWNDGLLATIRERVHIEADRKAMQLPIDTNMMPISVFHEKITYRVGTKSICCLEGPRIGIQYETSFAGEPRELYHCVLESKSFLEKMTVLEHTIPFFFPIRELENELLSSNAMKFIDHIGDLLQAYVDRREQVHLVKDLYGNQIGELYHSLPYHMIEFVVDDFN, from the exons ATGGTAGAAACG AACTTCATGCACGAGGATGATATACATTTGGATGCTACAAGAGCTAGAT TTTCAAGCGTCCTCAAAAGGCATGGAGAACTTACTGAGCGTCTTTCTAG agACTCGGATAAAATGATATTCGAGCGTCTACAGAGGGAATTTGAAGCAGCACTTAAATCCCAAACTCAGG AACTTCGTTTAGACGGTGAACAATGGAATGATGGGTTGTTGGCAACAATAAGGGAACGA GTTCATATAGAGGCTGATAGAAAGGCGATGCAGTTACCGATTGATACAAACATGATGCCAATATCTGTTTTTCACGAGAAAATTACATATAGAGTTGGAACCAAG TCAATATGCTGTTTAGAAGGGCCACGCATTGGCATACAGTATGAAACATCTTTTGCTG GCGAGCCACGTGAACTGTATCATTGTGTTCTTGAAAGCAAGTCATTTCTTGAGAAGATGACTGTCCTTGAACACACTATTCCCTTCTTTTTCCCAATACGTGAATTAGAGAATGAACTTTTATCATCAAATGCAATG AAATTCATAGATCACATTGGAGACCTATTGCAAGCATATGTCGATAGACGGGAACAG GTTCATCTCGTGAAGGACTTGTATGGTAATCAAATTGGAGAACTTTATCACAGTCTTCCCTACCATATGATCGAATTTGTGGTAGATGATTTTAATTG A